DNA from Delphinus delphis chromosome 8, mDelDel1.2, whole genome shotgun sequence:
AGGAGGGGTTCCACTGCTGGTTAGAGCTCAGCAAGCCCCTCCGCCAGGTTCTCCGAGCTCtcacctgcctctccctcctccccagtcaGCTCAGGCCCCAGTGAGGGCCACATTCTCACGAAGGCCGTCCTGCTGGCCTGTGGACACACTCACAGGGCAGCGATGCCACCAATACCCACTGATCACCATGGTCAGGCTGGGGAGGGACGGTGGGAACCTGCCCCAGGGTCGGTTGGAGGTGTTGGGCTGCGCTGGGGACCATGGCAGACCCTACTGGTCACTCTGTGTCCTCTGGGCCTGCGGAGGTTAGCTGGGCTGTAGCTCAGCCTCTCACAGCTTCTCCTTCAGGCTGGACAAGGAGGGGGCCCAGGGTCCACTCAGGGCCCTGGTCTGGGGTCTCCCTGGAGACTCCTGGTAACAAACGGCCCCTCCCCTTCTGGGTGCTGGTATCCATGGTAACACTGTAGAGCCTTTCTCTCCCCAGGCCTGCTTGGATTTCAGGCCTCAGGTGAGTGTTGGCGGGAGGGCCCTGGGTCTGAGGGGGACAGGGACATCACCGGCAAAGGACTAGCACCTTTGGGGACACTGGCACTAGGCTGGGGGGCAGGATTACAGCTCCTGGAGGGCAAGGGTGACGGGGGGAGATGACAAGGAATGTGTGAACACCCAAGTGACATGGTGCCCTGGCCTGGTGAGAAACACGTAGGTGTGGACACCCACGTGACTGGCAGTGTGCTGTCCTGtggggcagacacacacacacacacacacacacacaccccttcttgGAGAGTGACGCCCTGTGAGCCAGCGGTACCACCTTGGGGCTGCCATACACACGCACGTGCGCTGGCCATGTAAGGAGAGCCCTGCAGGGGTGCCCACACACGGGACCCAGGGCAGCCCTACCATCCTTCCTCTGAGCTCCCTCAACATCAAGAATGGACCCTGAGTCTTGTCAGGAGGCTGAAGATGCCGAGGAAAAGGCTTTCCCATCCCTGGTGGACCGAGAACTGGTCAGCGGCCACGTGGGGCCCCCAGCCAGCGCCTCTCCGGACCGTGGGGCTCCCGCATGCCCGCAGGACACCAAGCCCAGCTCCACCAGGATGGTCTCCTCTGTCAACCCGCAgtaaggaggggaggggggaggtcagCCGCTTGGGCCAGGCCAGCCAGAGAGCAGGGCCTGATCAAGTGGAAGGAGCGCTGGCCTTTCAGGTCTGCCCCGGAGTCTCTGGACCCCCGCACTCTGCGGCTGCTGTGGAGGCAGCGAGAACTGGAGATCCAGGCCCTGCGGTGGGCGATCGAGAATCACCGGGAGGCCCGACACTGCCGTATCCTGCAGGAAGTGGCTGGGCTTCCAGCTGAGAGGTCATCAGCATATACTGCTGGTCCCCCGCCTGCCCAGTCCCCGTGCTGACCCTAACTCCGAGTtcatgtctgactccaaagtccactgCCAAGATCGCAGCCCTGACCCTGGCCCTGATCTTCGCCTCTAGCCCCTGTCCTTACCTGGTCCTGatcccccgccccagccctgaAGAAGTTAATATACTGTAAAGCCACCCAGACCCTAATCCCGAACATGTCTGTGGGTGCTGAACCCAACCTGGACGCCacctccagcccagacctcttCAGGGCCTGACCTGGCCTGGCCCAGTTGCACTCTGTGCCCTCAGGCCCCTAATGACAGCGAAGAGgagcccctccttctctccttggctGCCGACCCAGAGGTGGGGGCTGCTGAGATTGCCCTTTCCCCCAGGAGCTCGTGCAGCCGGAAGCTCTTGCAAAACCAGGTCCAAAAGCTGACTCTGGAGTTGGAAGAGCAGAAGGGACAGGCCCAGCTGGTGAGGGGCAGGTGGGATCAGGGAGTGGGGTGCGGACGGGGGGcggagggggcaggcaggggtTGGCCTTGGCCGGCAGGGTCTGCAGAAGGCCCCGCCCTCCCCGAACAGGAGAAGGCACACCTGGAGGAGCGGCTGCTGCAGACCAGAAACACGCTGCGGCAGCTGGAGGCAGAGTTGCAGGCCTTGCAGAAGTCCTGCCTCCTGCAGCTGGCCCGCTCCTCCTGGGTGGGCCGCACGCTGCGGTCTTCCACGGGCAGTGTGGAGGTGAGTCTGGCCTCTGggcacccccgccccccaagtCCGCCCTCCTCGGTCTTCCCTCCGACAGCTAGCATGTCCCCTTGAGACTGGCGCTTCCGCCGCGGGTCCCTGGGCTGCCTGGGAGGCCTGCCCCCTCAGGCTGCCTCTGGAACCAGGACcgaggcctggggcagggaggagctACAAGCCCCGTAGTCCCTGACGCCTGGTGCTTAGCAAGTGTGGGCCTCAGGCACTGGGGAGGTCAGAGGGcagagtgaccttgggcagaggGCAGCGCTTCCCCCCAGCCTGCTGCCCCTTGTGCAGGTGGTGACGGCAGAGACCCTGGTGGACCCCGGTGACCTCTCTGAGAACGATCGGCCCCCCACTGCTGGGGAGGTAAGCGAGGCCCTCCAGGTGTGTTCTTGGCTCTGCAGTCCTGCGGGAGGGTCAGGTCATGTGCTTCTTGCTCCCTGGCCAGGGTTTCCGGCTGGAGAATGTGGACTGGAACAGCGTCGCCCACCGGTACCCCAACCTCTTCACCAACCTCGAGTCCAGCTCAGATCAACAGTAACTGCACTGGGTGGGGACTCCctaggggggaggggaggggagggcttgcCTTGGTTGGTATGGACCAAACTCCAAGTTCCACCCCTTAGTGTCCCTGGACAGGTCACTTAGAAGGGAAAGGGCTCTGGGGCCATCTCTGTCCAGCCATGAGCCCTTTGCCCAGGCTGGATCCTAGGGACTGGGGCCACAACTTGGTGTGCCCTGCCCTCCTTATGGAGGCTggatgggggcagggctggggtccaCGAGCTGAAGCCACGGGCAGCGAGCTGATCTCGGCCTGCAGGCACCCCTGGGCCCCGCCGCTCCCGGAGCTCCCACCAGCCACGCAGCCTGACCAGTGGAACTCAGAGCTGTACTGCCGGCAGAGTGAGCATCGTCTCAAGAGCGTCGAGTGGAGCTCCCTGCCCCTGGTGGGCACCAGCAGCTCCGGGGGTGCCGACTCTGAGTCCAGCAGCTGCCTGCTGGCTGCACGTTACCATGTGCAGAAAGTGACAGGGGACCCTCTCCAGGCGCCAGGCCACATTGCTGAGCAGAAGGGGGCACAGAGCCTCTGCGGGGACAGTCGAGCAACATGGGAAGGTGGAGTGGGCGGGGCTACCCTGgtttctccccctcccacccccgcggGACTGTGATCTCTGCCCAAAGTCCTAAAGGGTGTCCCCCACCCTCTGGGCTTTCACAGTAGCCCAGTTTGAGGCAGTTGGGGCCTTTCCAGCCACATCCCTAGGGGTTAAGGTGGTCTTGGAGGACGGCTGCCACCGCCTTTGCGCTCTGGCCTGAATCCACATCCCCCCACGCCCCAGCAAGTACTGCCAGGCGCTCCTCTGCTTCGCGCAGCCTCCTGGGTCCAGCCGTCTCCCCTTTCTGCGATCCGACCCTCACCTCATTGCTGCTCCTCTCCCACGTGGAGCCTCAGGGCGCAGTGGGCCAGGTCTGGCCTCACCGGAGATGTCCCCAGTGGACCCTCCATATTGGGGTTCCCCTCCTGGACAGGCCGCCTCTCCCTGGATCTCCGGAAAACCCACTCGGACAGGCAGGGCAAGAATGGCCAGGAGCCTGAGTCCCGTGCGGATCCCCACCCCCGGCATTACGGGCGCTGTCCAAGGTGAGGACGGGAGGCAGCCCCGAGCGCAAGGGCGGGAGCAGGTCTCCTAGCGGGACCACGGTGGGAGGGGCCCGAACGTCTCGGCACAGCTCCCCTGCCCGCGCTCCCGCCCCAGCCCCACGGGCTCCTGCCTGAAGATCATGGCGGTGAGCCACCGCCGGGGGTTCGTGCGCATCCTCAACCAGTCGCTGGAGGAGACGGCCGACCTGGGTGGCTTCGTGCTGCAGCAGCTGGTGCGCGACTTCCCCGTGTGCATGTACCGCTTCCCGCCCAGCACGCTGCTGGAGCCAAGGCAACACATCACGGTGCGCCCTGCTCCCCGCGCCCCTcgcggccccgccccggcccccccGCCGCCGGCCCCTCACCCCTCACTAGCCGCCGACGCCGTCCCCAGGTGTGGGGCGAGGCGCCCAGCAGCACCAAGCGGCAGCCACCCTTCTCCTTGGGCCAGGAGCCCGTCCACTTCCACTCCAGCCGGGGCTGCGTGACCCTCCTCCTGAACCCCCAAGGCGAGGTCAGTGCGGGTCCCAGCGGGGGTGGTGGGAAGGGCGGGCTTTGCGGGGTGGAGGTGACCACCGTGTCCCCCACGGCCCCGCAGGTCCTCAGCGAGCACCAGGCCGCTCACTGCGTGACCCCCGTGTGCAGGATCTTCGCCGACAACACCGACTTGTCCATCGACCGTTTCCCGCTCTCAGAGGCCCAGCCCGGTGCCGACCTCGCGGAGCGGCAGCCCCTGCCTCGACCCCCGCGCAAGGGTCGGGTGCAGGAGGCCCGGGCCGGGCGCCGGAGGCCGGGGTGAGAACCTCGGGTCCCCCAGTCCGTACCTTCTCCCCAGGCCCAGACTCGACAAAGACCCCAGACCCCCTACTAGGactgtcccccacctccccagggcccGCCCTTACCAGGCCCACCCGCCAGCTATTCAGGACACCCCTCAGGTCCTCCACCTCCCCTGGCCCCGTCCCCTCCGGAACCACCCCTTCCCGCGGACAGGCTCTGTCTCTCACGACCCCCCTCACCGCCCTTCCCCCCAGGACGCGGGTTCAGTTGCCCCGCCTGAGCACCAGAAAGCTCCTCCGCCAGCGAGAGGTGCCCGGGCGGCCCGAGGGCGCCGCCGAGACCCACCCAGAGCTCCTGCCCGCCagccccatccccgtccccggtGAGTGCGCAGCAGGGAGGGACGTGGAGGGAGGGGCGGACAGCGAGAAGGGGGCGGCCGGCCGACCCCACACCCTCATTGTCCCGCGCAGAGGCCGCGCTGGGCCTCGAGGACTGCCAGGCTAGGAAGGAACACAAGGTCCGGGTGAGTGCTGGCGCGGGCGTCCGGgcagcccccgccccgccccggccccgccctgcGGCCACTCAGGCTCCGCCCCCCCAGGTGGGCCGGAAGAGCGTGGACCGCGGCTGTCCGATGGTGGCGCTGTCGGTGCAGAGCACGGCCGAGAGCAGGTTCGGCTTCCGCTTCCTCAGCTGCCCGCCCATCACCGCGGACTCGCGCTGGCCGGTGTAGGGCCGGGcggggcggcggcagcggcgccTGTGCTCCCGCGTCTCCACGACGGTGgctgcggggcggggcggggagaaaACGCCGGAGGCAGGCGGTGCCAGCTGCATAGTTTATTGAACCAACGCCGCCTACCAAGTAAACCGCATTTCTGTACACCTGGGAGTCGAAAATGATTCGCTTGGTTTCCGGGTATCCGGCCCCAAGAGGAGGGAGCTGGCCACCCCATCCCCGCGCGGGGAACCCCACAAGTCCACCAGGGATGGGAGGCGTGGTCGCACCCTGGTTGGCCTAGGGCAAAAGCCTCTGCTCGGGACCACGGCAACCCAAGGGTGGCTCAGAGCCCTGGGGCGGCTGGAGGGCTGGCCAGGGGATGGACAGGGCCCAGCTACAGCCACCTCGGCCTGGGCCCAGTCTGCTGTCTTCCAGGCCTGCTCCTCCAGGGCAGGCCAGGCCACACGGAAGAGGTGGGCAGCTGGGCCAGCGGTGGTGAGTTGGACCATCCTCTCCTGGGctttccctcttcccaccctTGGTGGTCCCAACTCCTAACTTCCCTCTACCAAGAGGGTCCTCTCCTGTACCAGGCTCACttcccaccccccaacacacccGCCCAGGTCCTCTGGCTTCTGTGAGGCCAGAGTTCACACGGGGGCTCCCACGATCGCCCTGGGGCCCTTGCCTACCGCCCGGGCCAGCCTGGCAGTGGGTAGTGGTGTACActaggggtggggctgggctggggcgaTGAGGTTCAGGTGCGGCATGCACTGGAGGCTGGGGGCCTGGCTGCTGGATCTGGTGCTGACTTTGGGCCTGGACAGCCTTCGGCTCGAGGGCTGGGGCCTGAGGCCACCTCTAGGGCTCTCAGAGCAGTCACTGCAGCCAGCCCCTGACCCAGGCCAGGCCCCAGACTACCCAGGGCTCTGAGGTGACGCCCCCGAAACTGCAGATCTGTGGACCCCCAGGAGCTGCTGCCCCTGTCATATGGCATGAGGGACTTGGGAGGAGAGGGGGTCAGGTTGTAGCCCAGGGTCCTGGAAGGctctggaaaagaaggaaaaagacggCATGTCAGACAAGGGCCCCCAAGGAGTCACTTGGGGCGGTCACCATGGGCAGGGCTGCAGTGTCCACTGTGGCTCCTCCCCTTAGCCCTTCACCGCCCCCCAAGGCAGCACCCCACTGCCCCACTTCCTGTGCTCCCCAGGGAAGCTGTGGCCCCTCGGCCCTGTGACCTCTGACCTTTGCTTGAGCTGGACCCACCTCTGGGGAAGTCTGGGCTCTAGCTTTGGGTCACTGGGTCCTGTCCCCTAGGGCATGCTCACAGGCTGGTGGCCCTGGGGCAGTTCCCAAACCTCCCCTACAGAGCGAGGCCCTGGCACCTACCTGAGGGCAGGCTGGGTGGGTGTGTCCGTGGTCACCCAGAGCCCACCCGGCCCCGGACTGTAGTAGGAGGTCCTGGCACCCCTTTGTCCCTCACTGCCTGTCACCCCTCCAGCCACTCCTCCTGGCTGCCTGCCTGCTCCCCCTCCACCTTTCCACCCCTCCTGGCTGTCTCATGGcccaccttccccagcccctccccacaagCCGCAGCCAGCACAGGAAGTGCAGGGCTTTGACCTGCCCTATCCCTGCTCCACCCTGGCTTCCTTGATGCGCACCCGCCCCCAGTGCCACGCCACCCCGGAGGGTCATTGGGCCAATCTTGCAGCCTCCATTCTGTGGCCCCTGCTTACAACGCCCCCTCCCCGGGTTTGCCCACCCAGCTGTTCTGCCAGTCGGGTCAgacccttcctccaggaagcctccctgggGCCTGCTGGGTGAGGGGTCTCTCTGCCTTAAGGCCCTGCATTTGCTCCTTTCAGCCATGGTCACTCTGAAGCCAGTGTCCCTGAGGGAGGGCCTCGCCTGGCTTAATTCTGTGTCCCGAGCCCAGCACAGGCCCTGTCTGCAGAGGAAGGGCAGTCCCCCTCCCGGCCTTGGTCTCCTGCCCATCTGGTGGCCTTGCTCCCTTGGCTGGCCTTGTGCCGTGCTCCCCGCAGGACTTCTGGTGGGTCTGTCCTGCTTGCTGTCCCGGCCCctcactgcccccacccctgggGACACTTGCTCTTTCATCCAGGACCCCTCTGGCCGCTGCTCACACTGTGCTTCTCTGGagggccttctctctctctctcatccagcCCCGGTGGCCACATGGTCCCATGGGCTCAGGGGAGGGGGACTTGGGGTTGGAACCCCTTGGTCGTGAGGCCCCACCCCCAAGAGAGGACCTCCCCGTCCCACCCATCTCAGAGCCGGGGTCGCGCGGTACCTGGGGCCAGGCTCGGGGGGCGGGGGCGAGTCGTGGGCCCAGCCTCGTCCTGCTCTTCCTCAGGGCCCCTCTGTGGGCCCCCAGGGGCGGCAGCCGCCTCCTCCCGGGACTCCAGGCACCTactggggaggggactggggtgcGGGGAAAGAGAGAGGCTGCAGCCCTGCGCCTCCTTTGGAGCCAGTCCCAGATGAGTGTGGCTCGGGCTGGTGCCCCAGCCTTGGGCTCCCGTGACCAGCCCCTCCAGCCACCAGGAGGACCAGCGAGCACTCAGCTAAGGCAGGTCTCAGCCAGAAGGGACACACAGGGTGGcggggccaggctggggggcagggagaaccCACCGCAGGCGCAGCTCCCTCAAGGCCGGAAGGCTGGCCGAGGCCAGGAGGTGGCGGCTGTCTGCAGGGTCAGGCCCTGGCGCGGAGGCCCGGGCGGCCAGGTCTTCGGGCCCGGGAGGCGGCAGCCTCTCTGGGTGCGCCCCAGCCTGGGGAGGGACAGGCTGGTTCAGGGGCACGGCCTTCGGGGAGGTGCTGGGGCAGGCGCCGTCAGGCCGGGGCACGGCCTGCTGGGGGGAGCAGGCTGTACCTGGCACTGGTGCCGGCGCTCCTGCAGGCCTTTGGCGGGGTTTCCACAGAGGACCCGGCCGGCACCTGAAGAAGAGGGTGCGGCTGGGCCTAGTTCGGGGCTGAGGGGCTACAGGCAGCTTCACGCCGAGGTGGGTCGCCTACCGTGGGTGAGGCTGCTGGCGTCGTCCTctggggctgggccctggggaagAAGGCCTGCAGGCAGGGGGACCCCGGGGACCAGCAGGGAGcggggccagggcctgggggcccTGCGCTGGGTCTCAGGTGAGCATAGCTCGGGGCTGCGTCTCCAAACGGGGGATCCGTGGGGAGAACCTGCACAACAGTCAAAATCAGAGGTCATCAAAGCCCACGCCAGCCGGCCACCCAGGATCCCCCCAGCTGAACCCTGTCCACGGAGCAGGGCCCCCCACCACCCAGCATCCGTGTGCCCGAGGCCCAGCGCCACCAGGGGGCAGGTTTGGCCCTCCTTTCCCCCTGAGGATGGTTGGGGAGGCCCCCACCAGGGCTGCTCACAGGGAGGGTGTCCTGGCCTGGGGGTGGGTGTGCAGGGCTCTGGGGACGGGGCaggttggggtgggtgggggggttcGTGGCTGAGAAGGGACACGAGGCGGCTCTCCGGCTCTGAGAGACCTGTGGgcggggccaggggtgggggggtggagccCTCTCCTGGGGCAGCCCCAGCCCGAGGCCCCTGGACGGCTTCCGTCTGTACCCAGCCCGGGGAGCAGGCTGTCCAGGACGCTGCCCTCCTTGATGGCCTCCTTCACCACGAGCCAGTCGTGGTCCAGCTTCCGGGAGGTCGTCAGGCGTGTGTGTGTGGCCGGCAGCTCATCCAAGACCTGCAGCTGGGGGACGAGCTTCCTGACCTCTGCCCGGTAGTTGTAGCCCTGGGGCACCTGCGGTGGGGGTGGCAGGCCTGAGTCTGGTGGGCCCGTCAGGCCAGCATTGCCCTGTAGCCGCTGCCCCCAGACCTGCTGGGGGGCAGTGCAGGGGAGCTGGGGGTCGGGGATGCCATCTCTCTCTGCCCAGGCGGCCAGGCCAGCCTGGGTCACTCTGGGAGAGCAGGGACTGCAGGGACTGCAGGGACCCTGGGCTCTTACCCATGCATGATCTCACTCTCTGGgctcactgccagggtccaggggTGCCCTCTGGCCTGCGGAGCTGCCCTGAACTCAGAGCTCTGGCCCAGTGGGCGGCCGCTGTGCACAGGCACCATGAGTAGCTGGGCAGGCGTGTGAGCTCTGGGAGTGCACGGGCAGTGCGGGGGTGTGTGCAGCCGCGGGCGGTGTGCACAGACCCCCGGTTTACGAGCAGCgctgcagggggtggggctgCCTCTGCACGGGGCCTgcatgggtgtgtgtatgtgagcgTGTGTGCTTGTGTACATGACTCTGTGGAGACTGTACAGAACACGCGTGGTTCCCCATGGCGTGTGCACAGACCTCCTGGGGTGTACGCGTGGCCCTTCGGAGTCTGGTCCCGGCCT
Protein-coding regions in this window:
- the LMNTD2 gene encoding lamin tail domain-containing protein 2 isoform X1 — protein: MPAGHQAQLHQDGLLCQPAVRRGGGRSAAWARPAREQGLIKWKERWPFRSAPESLDPRTLRLLWRQRELEIQALRWAIENHREARHCRILQEVAGLPAERSSCSRKLLQNQVQKLTLELEEQKGQAQLEKAHLEERLLQTRNTLRQLEAELQALQKSCLLQLARSSWVGRTLRSSTGSVEVVTAETLVDPGDLSENDRPPTAGEGFRLENVDWNSVAHRYPNLFTNLESSSDQQHPWAPPLPELPPATQPDQWNSELYCRQSEHRLKSVEWSSLPLVGTSSSGGADSESSSCLLAARYHVQKVTGDPLQAPGHIAEQKGAQSLCGDSRATWEGRLSLDLRKTHSDRQGKNGQEPESRADPHPRHYGRCPSPTGSCLKIMAVSHRRGFVRILNQSLEETADLGGFVLQQLVRDFPVCMYRFPPSTLLEPRQHITVWGEAPSSTKRQPPFSLGQEPVHFHSSRGCVTLLLNPQGEVLSEHQAAHCVTPVCRIFADNTDLSIDRFPLSEAQPGADLAERQPLPRPPRKGRVQEARAGRRRPGTRVQLPRLSTRKLLRQREVPGRPEGAAETHPELLPASPIPVPEAALGLEDCQARKEHKVRVSAGAGVRAAPAPPRPRPAATQAPPPQVGRKSVDRGCPMVALSVQSTAESRFGFRFLSCPPITADSRWPV
- the LRRC56 gene encoding leucine-rich repeat-containing protein 56 isoform X2 → MDQAWDRAHGPRPSIASVRVRALSWQGRHKPRPQSKAPGSRGGSHSGRLPEEHLSPARLQALAQVDDLRLVSVLELCVNTHENSLGNFGLHLPNLSQLKLNGSCLGSLRDLGTSLGRLQVLWLARCGLADLDGIGSFPALKELYLSYNDVSDLSPLCLLEQLEVLDLEGNCVQDPGQLRYLQLCPRLATLTLEGNPLCLWPGPGPAHQVPQGYNYRAEVRKLVPQLQVLDELPATHTRLTTSRKLDHDWLVVKEAIKEGSVLDSLLPGLGSPHGSPVWRRSPELCSPETQRRAPRPWPRSLLVPGVPLPAGLLPQGPAPEDDASSLTHGAGRVLCGNPAKGLQERRHQCQAGAHPERLPPPGPEDLAARASAPGPDPADSRHLLASASLPALRELRLRPLPSRCLESREEAAAAPGGPQRGPEEEQDEAGPTTRPRPPSLAPEPSRTLGYNLTPSPPKSLMPYDRGSSSWGSTDLQFRGRHLRALGSLGPGLGQGLAAVTALRALEVASGPSPRAEGCPGPKSAPDPAARPPASSACRT
- the LMNTD2 gene encoding lamin tail domain-containing protein 2 isoform X2 — encoded protein: MDPESCQEAEDAEEKAFPSLVDRELVSGHVGPPASASPDRGAPACPQDTKPSSTRMVSSVNPQSAPESLDPRTLRLLWRQRELEIQALRWAIENHREARHCRILQEVAGLPAERSSCSRKLLQNQVQKLTLELEEQKGQAQLEKAHLEERLLQTRNTLRQLEAELQALQKSCLLQLARSSWVGRTLRSSTGSVEVVTAETLVDPGDLSENDRPPTAGEGFRLENVDWNSVAHRYPNLFTNLESSSDQQHPWAPPLPELPPATQPDQWNSELYCRQSEHRLKSVEWSSLPLVGTSSSGGADSESSSCLLAARYHVQKVTGDPLQAPGHIAEQKGAQSLCGDSRATWEGRLSLDLRKTHSDRQGKNGQEPESRADPHPRHYGRCPSPTGSCLKIMAVSHRRGFVRILNQSLEETADLGGFVLQQLVRDFPVCMYRFPPSTLLEPRQHITVWGEAPSSTKRQPPFSLGQEPVHFHSSRGCVTLLLNPQGEVLSEHQAAHCVTPVCRIFADNTDLSIDRFPLSEAQPGADLAERQPLPRPPRKGRVQEARAGRRRPGTRVQLPRLSTRKLLRQREVPGRPEGAAETHPELLPASPIPVPEAALGLEDCQARKEHKVRVGRKSVDRGCPMVALSVQSTAESRFGFRFLSCPPITADSRWPV
- the LRRC56 gene encoding leucine-rich repeat-containing protein 56 isoform X3; its protein translation is MDQAWDRAHGPRPSIASVRVRALSWQGRHKPRPQSKAPGSRGGSHSGRLPEEHLSPARLQALAQVDDLRLVSVLELCVNTHENSLGNFGLHLPNLSQLKLNGSCLGSLRDLGTSLGRLQVLWLARCGLADLDGIGSFPALKVPQGYNYRAEVRKLVPQLQVLDELPATHTRLTTSRKLDHDWLVVKEAIKEGSVLDSLLPGLGSPHGSPVWRRSPELCSPETQRRAPRPWPRSLLVPGVPLPAGLLPQGPAPEDDASSLTHGAGRVLCGNPAKGLQERRHQCQAGAHPERLPPPGPEDLAARASAPGPDPADSRHLLASASLPALRELRLRPLPSRCLESREEAAAAPGGPQRGPEEEQDEAGPTTRPRPPSLAPEPSRTLGYNLTPSPPKSLMPYDRGSSSWGSTDLQFRGRHLRALGSLGPGLGQGLAAVTALRALEVASGPSPRAEGCPGPKSAPDPAARPPASSACRT
- the LRRC56 gene encoding leucine-rich repeat-containing protein 56 isoform X1, with translation MDQAWDRAHGPRPSIASVRVRALSWQGRHKPRPQSKAPGSRGGSHSGRLPEEHLSPARLQALAQVDDLRLVSVLELCVNTHENSLGNFGLHLPNLSQLKLNGSCLGSLRDLGTSLGRLQVLWLARCGLADLDGIGSFPALKVGLRRSGECGGRGALTEPPRAPQELYLSYNDVSDLSPLCLLEQLEVLDLEGNCVQDPGQLRYLQLCPRLATLTLEGNPLCLWPGPGPAHQVPQGYNYRAEVRKLVPQLQVLDELPATHTRLTTSRKLDHDWLVVKEAIKEGSVLDSLLPGLGSPHGSPVWRRSPELCSPETQRRAPRPWPRSLLVPGVPLPAGLLPQGPAPEDDASSLTHGAGRVLCGNPAKGLQERRHQCQAGAHPERLPPPGPEDLAARASAPGPDPADSRHLLASASLPALRELRLRPLPSRCLESREEAAAAPGGPQRGPEEEQDEAGPTTRPRPPSLAPEPSRTLGYNLTPSPPKSLMPYDRGSSSWGSTDLQFRGRHLRALGSLGPGLGQGLAAVTALRALEVASGPSPRAEGCPGPKSAPDPAARPPASSACRT